From Diaminobutyricibacter sp. McL0608, one genomic window encodes:
- a CDS encoding DsbA family oxidoreductase produces MSEPIKVDIWSDIACPWCYIGKRKFEAGSGLFAGSGDDRGVVVEYHSYELSPDTPVDFDGSEVDFLAGHKGIPAGQVQPMLERVSGIASSVGLEYDYDNLKHTNTVKAHELLHYAKAKGAQLEMSERLFSAYFVEGRHVGRIEDLADLAAEIGLDRDDVVRALESEEFLSDVRADQSTAIEYGIQGVPFFVIDGRYGVSGAQEAQTFAQVLEQVWSEKAAVTA; encoded by the coding sequence GTGAGTGAACCCATCAAAGTAGACATCTGGTCCGACATCGCCTGCCCCTGGTGCTACATCGGAAAGCGCAAATTCGAAGCGGGCAGCGGCCTGTTCGCCGGTTCGGGCGACGACCGCGGCGTGGTCGTCGAATACCACAGCTACGAGCTCTCGCCCGATACACCCGTCGACTTCGACGGAAGCGAGGTCGACTTCCTCGCCGGCCACAAAGGCATTCCCGCCGGCCAGGTTCAACCGATGCTCGAACGCGTGAGCGGAATCGCGTCGTCCGTCGGGCTCGAGTACGACTACGACAACCTCAAGCACACGAACACTGTGAAGGCGCACGAGCTGCTCCACTACGCCAAGGCGAAGGGCGCGCAGCTGGAGATGTCGGAACGCTTGTTCAGCGCATATTTCGTCGAGGGCCGCCATGTCGGTCGCATCGAGGATCTCGCCGACCTCGCCGCGGAGATCGGCCTCGACCGCGACGACGTCGTGCGCGCACTCGAGTCGGAGGAGTTCCTGTCGGACGTCCGTGCCGACCAGTCGACGGCGATCGAGTACGGCATCCAGGGCGTGCCGTTCTTCGTGATCGACGGGCGCTACGGTGTGTCGGGCGCACAGGAGGCCCAGACGTTCGCCCAGGTTCTCGAGCAGGTCTGGTCGGAGAAGGCCGCGGTGACGGCGTGA